A genome region from Chthonomonas sp. includes the following:
- a CDS encoding NAD(P)-dependent alcohol dehydrogenase, translated as MFEVKAYAAQSSSSPLDQTSIPRRANADDDVQIEILFCGICHSDLHTARDEWNAIMPTVYPCVPGHEIVGKVTSVGAGVTKFKVGDTVGVGCLVDSDGTCPNCADGFEQFCPNGTFTYNGADRHGTAPVTYGGYSESIVVKESFVLSIPENLDLAGAAPLLCAGITTYSPLKRAGVKPGMRVGVVGLGGLGHMGVKLAKAMGAHVTVFSTSPSKIDDAKRLGADEVVISTDREAMAAKAWSYDFILDCVSAEHDINTYVALLTRGGNMTLVGAPPNPMPLSSFALLFGNKSVGGSLIGGLAETQEMLDFCGKHNIVSDVEVIRMQDVNEAYERMLRADVKYRFCIDMASLKQA; from the coding sequence ATGTTTGAAGTCAAGGCTTACGCTGCCCAATCAAGTTCTTCACCTCTCGATCAAACCAGCATCCCGCGCCGCGCGAATGCGGACGACGATGTTCAGATCGAAATTCTCTTTTGCGGCATCTGCCACAGCGACCTGCACACCGCGCGCGACGAGTGGAATGCGATCATGCCCACCGTTTATCCCTGTGTTCCAGGCCACGAAATCGTGGGCAAGGTCACGAGCGTGGGCGCGGGCGTCACCAAGTTTAAGGTCGGCGACACCGTTGGCGTCGGCTGCCTCGTGGACTCCGATGGGACGTGTCCCAACTGCGCCGATGGCTTCGAACAGTTCTGCCCGAACGGCACCTTTACCTACAACGGAGCCGATCGTCATGGCACGGCGCCGGTGACGTACGGCGGCTACTCCGAGTCGATCGTGGTCAAAGAGAGCTTTGTTCTCAGCATTCCGGAGAATCTGGACCTCGCCGGAGCCGCGCCGCTACTCTGCGCGGGCATCACCACGTACTCGCCGCTCAAGCGGGCCGGAGTCAAGCCGGGCATGCGCGTCGGCGTCGTCGGCCTTGGCGGACTTGGTCACATGGGCGTGAAACTCGCCAAGGCCATGGGCGCGCACGTCACGGTGTTCAGCACTAGCCCCAGCAAAATCGACGACGCCAAGCGACTCGGCGCGGATGAGGTGGTCATTTCGACCGATCGCGAAGCCATGGCCGCTAAGGCTTGGTCCTACGACTTTATTCTCGACTGCGTGAGCGCCGAGCACGACATCAACACTTATGTGGCGTTGCTCACGCGCGGCGGCAACATGACCTTGGTCGGCGCGCCGCCCAACCCCATGCCTCTCTCCTCGTTTGCGCTGCTTTTTGGCAACAAATCCGTGGGCGGTTCGCTCATCGGTGGCCTCGCCGAAACGCAGGAGATGCTCGATTTCTGCGGCAAGCACAACATCGTCAGCGACGTCGAAGTCATCCGCATGCAGGATGTGAACGAGGCTTACGAGCGCATGCTACGCGCCGATGTGAAGTACCGCTTCTGCATCGATATGGCTTCGCTCAAACAAGCCTAA
- a CDS encoding S8 family serine peptidase produces the protein MKAKLTSLLVLTAAVSFSQITPSSQGNSFVKMIDRLTTQLPKNDYGLPSYDASRILVAFHGQSRGNARQAVLAKYGLREDQTALNPYFSRLIVPAGVDAIQLISRIKGEPIVRVAEPDYLVSTNLTPNDPQLNVLWGLKDTAAPDADISAEQAWDLTTGSSAVKVCVIDTGLDYTHQDLAGNSYANPGEIPGNGVDDDGNGYVDDVYGYDFVNSDGDPMDDNDHGTHCSGTIGGKGNNGIGVVGVNWNVSIFAAKFLSAGGSGSTSNAILSVDYARVRGANIMSNSWGGGGFSQLLLEAIQRAEQADILFVAAAGNSASNNDTTANYPSNYDVANVVAVASITKDDQLSSFSSYGATSVDIAAPGSDVVSTVPGNGYASFSGTSMATPHVAGAAALLKAYFPTASYSALKLRLMNGAVSTAALSGRVVSGRLNVYNSMDNDTVAPGTPSGLSMTKRGYSAFMGQITASGDDGAVGTAAAYDLRVSSSPINAGNFNAATRVSSPAPVASGQTQDISLTGLSAGKTYYIAVKALDNVGNPSGIVTAGPYTTIAPTSTDDFEGAATMTVESGPWGISSTANSGVKSWTDSPAGDYLDNIDIVLRKTAPITVTTPIALSFSTKYDLESNYDYLYTEVSTDGTNWTSLGRLNGTRSDWHTVSYSLAGYVGQTVQLRFRLDTDTSIVRDGVYIDDLTLLNYVTAPGDNFDGSATFTGDAPWATVGTRFVSPGNSWHDSPAGDYVNDLSIDLTQNGQTSLPNMINPQAQFKMWMNLENNYDYLHVLSSSDNGASWTEGAAFTGVAESWNGYTASVVSGSNIKLKFRLTTDVSVVRDGVYIDDLTFVGEPCEPIGGTVAYAGAVSWQGLANPVGKQVVIQFRSPGTQTVLYTSTVTLGAGGSYSASVPVGTYDVAYSGDRTLRRVLTNRVVGAGGLSGQNPALKTADISDDNIIDIADYSALAAAFDAVPSSGNWNAMADLNFDGIIDIADYTLLATNFDLVGDN, from the coding sequence ATGAAAGCCAAGCTAACATCGCTGCTTGTTCTCACCGCGGCGGTGAGTTTCAGTCAAATCACACCCTCGAGCCAAGGCAATTCCTTCGTCAAGATGATCGATCGTCTGACGACGCAGCTCCCCAAGAACGATTACGGACTTCCTTCTTATGACGCCAGCCGTATTTTGGTGGCGTTCCATGGCCAATCGCGAGGCAACGCCCGCCAAGCCGTGCTCGCGAAGTACGGGCTGCGAGAAGATCAAACCGCCCTCAACCCCTATTTCTCTCGTCTGATCGTCCCGGCTGGCGTGGATGCCATTCAGTTGATTAGCCGCATTAAGGGCGAGCCGATCGTGCGCGTCGCCGAGCCGGACTACTTGGTCAGCACCAACCTGACGCCGAACGACCCGCAACTCAACGTACTCTGGGGTCTCAAAGATACCGCCGCTCCCGATGCGGACATCAGCGCCGAGCAGGCTTGGGATCTGACCACTGGTAGCAGCGCCGTAAAGGTGTGCGTCATTGACACTGGCCTTGACTACACGCACCAGGACCTGGCCGGAAACTCCTATGCCAACCCCGGCGAAATCCCCGGCAACGGCGTGGATGACGACGGCAACGGCTACGTGGACGACGTTTACGGCTACGACTTTGTCAACAGCGATGGCGACCCGATGGACGACAACGACCACGGCACCCACTGCAGCGGCACCATCGGCGGCAAGGGCAACAACGGCATCGGAGTCGTTGGGGTCAACTGGAACGTCAGCATTTTCGCCGCGAAGTTCCTGAGTGCGGGCGGTTCCGGCTCGACTTCGAACGCGATTCTCTCGGTGGACTACGCACGCGTTCGCGGCGCCAACATCATGAGCAACTCGTGGGGTGGCGGCGGCTTTAGCCAACTCCTGCTGGAAGCCATCCAACGTGCCGAGCAGGCCGACATTCTCTTTGTCGCCGCGGCGGGCAACTCCGCGTCTAACAACGACACCACCGCCAACTACCCGAGCAACTACGATGTTGCGAACGTGGTCGCGGTCGCCTCGATTACGAAGGACGATCAACTGAGCAGCTTCTCCAGCTACGGCGCAACTTCGGTTGACATCGCCGCACCGGGCTCCGATGTTGTTAGCACGGTCCCCGGCAACGGCTACGCATCGTTTAGCGGAACCTCGATGGCGACCCCGCACGTGGCGGGCGCCGCGGCTCTGCTGAAGGCTTACTTCCCCACCGCCAGCTATTCGGCGCTCAAGCTTCGCCTGATGAATGGCGCGGTCTCCACCGCCGCCCTGTCGGGCCGCGTGGTGAGCGGACGCCTGAACGTTTACAACTCGATGGACAACGACACCGTCGCCCCGGGTACGCCCAGCGGCCTCTCGATGACCAAGCGCGGTTATAGCGCGTTTATGGGTCAAATCACGGCCTCGGGTGATGACGGCGCGGTTGGTACCGCTGCCGCCTACGATCTTCGTGTGAGCTCTTCGCCAATCAACGCGGGCAACTTCAATGCCGCCACTCGGGTTTCCAGCCCGGCTCCGGTGGCGAGCGGTCAAACGCAGGACATCAGCCTCACTGGTCTCTCCGCCGGAAAGACCTATTACATCGCGGTGAAGGCACTCGATAACGTCGGGAATCCTTCGGGCATCGTGACGGCCGGTCCGTACACGACGATTGCGCCGACCAGCACCGACGACTTCGAAGGCGCGGCGACCATGACGGTGGAATCGGGTCCGTGGGGAATCTCCTCGACGGCCAACTCCGGTGTGAAGAGCTGGACCGACTCGCCGGCGGGCGACTACCTCGACAACATCGACATCGTTCTGCGCAAGACCGCGCCGATTACGGTGACAACGCCGATCGCACTGTCGTTCTCCACGAAGTACGACCTGGAAAGCAACTACGACTACCTGTACACCGAAGTTTCGACGGACGGTACCAACTGGACCTCGCTGGGTCGCCTCAATGGCACTCGATCGGACTGGCACACCGTTTCGTACAGCCTCGCGGGCTATGTTGGGCAAACCGTGCAACTGCGGTTCCGTCTCGACACCGACACCAGCATCGTGCGGGATGGCGTTTACATTGACGACCTCACTTTGCTGAACTACGTGACGGCTCCGGGTGACAACTTCGACGGCAGTGCGACCTTTACGGGGGATGCGCCTTGGGCGACGGTCGGCACGCGATTCGTTTCGCCGGGCAACAGTTGGCACGACAGTCCGGCTGGCGACTACGTGAACGATCTCAGCATTGACCTCACGCAGAACGGTCAGACCTCGCTTCCAAACATGATCAACCCGCAGGCTCAGTTCAAGATGTGGATGAACCTGGAAAACAACTACGACTACCTGCATGTCCTCTCTTCGTCGGATAACGGCGCTTCGTGGACTGAAGGGGCCGCCTTCACCGGCGTAGCCGAGTCGTGGAACGGTTACACCGCCTCGGTGGTCTCGGGCTCGAACATCAAGTTGAAGTTCCGCTTGACGACCGACGTGAGCGTGGTGCGTGACGGCGTCTACATTGATGACCTGACCTTCGTCGGCGAACCTTGCGAACCGATTGGCGGCACCGTTGCCTATGCGGGCGCTGTGAGCTGGCAAGGCCTGGCCAACCCGGTTGGCAAGCAGGTGGTCATTCAGTTCCGCTCGCCCGGCACGCAAACCGTGCTCTACACGTCAACCGTTACTCTGGGCGCCGGCGGGTCTTACTCGGCGAGCGTTCCGGTGGGTACGTACGACGTGGCCTACAGCGGCGACCGCACTCTGCGACGGGTTCTGACGAACCGTGTGGTGGGCGCAGGCGGTCTCAGCGGGCAAAACCCGGCGCTGAAGACGGCGGACATCTCGGATGACAACATCATCGACATCGCCGACTACTCGGCGCTCGCTGCGGCCTTCGATGCCGTACCGAGCTCGGGTAACTGGAACGCGATGGCCGACCTGAACTTCGATGGCATCATCGACATCGCCGACTACACGCTGTTGGCGACGAACTTCGACCTGGTCGGCGACAACTAA
- a CDS encoding thioredoxin family protein codes for MKRLFSLAIMLAVAPAFAQTPTAAQVIDAAKVSAKKSGKNILVIFHASWCGWCHKLDDFLTKTDEGKLVGKGLEIVHLTVLESERHKADENAGGVDMMKAWGGEKAGLPFMAILDAKGKLVINSLMKKDEQGSNTGYPAAATEVAHFITMLEKGAKKISADERGKIGAWLTANAPK; via the coding sequence ATGAAACGCCTGTTTTCTCTCGCGATCATGCTGGCCGTGGCTCCGGCCTTCGCCCAAACTCCCACCGCCGCTCAGGTAATCGACGCGGCAAAAGTCAGCGCCAAAAAGAGCGGCAAGAACATCTTGGTGATCTTCCACGCCAGTTGGTGTGGCTGGTGCCACAAGCTGGACGACTTCCTCACGAAGACTGACGAAGGCAAGCTGGTGGGCAAGGGACTGGAGATTGTTCACCTCACGGTTCTGGAATCCGAAAGGCACAAGGCGGATGAGAACGCCGGCGGCGTGGACATGATGAAGGCGTGGGGCGGCGAAAAGGCTGGTCTGCCGTTCATGGCGATTCTGGATGCGAAGGGCAAGTTGGTGATCAACAGCCTGATGAAGAAGGACGAGCAGGGTTCCAACACCGGTTACCCGGCCGCCGCGACCGAGGTCGCGCACTTCATTACGATGCTGGAAAAAGGCGCCAAGAAAATCAGCGCCGACGAGCGCGGCAAGATTGGGGCTTGGCTCACCGCCAACGCGCCGAAGTAA
- the rpsD gene encoding 30S ribosomal protein S4 — MRTALIGTYNMATYRGRKTDICRKVGFNIWGNAKCPSNKRPYPLGQHGPQQRERRTSEYGEQLLAKQVIRRYYNMLEKQFHRTFERAAKMHGNTSLNFLRLLELRLATAVWKLGYATTIFQARQMVSHCHITVNGKIVNIASYQLKVGDKVAVRDRDQSKKIARMNHYEGAAVPPYFDVDVANMSAQVVALPEREDFPKFFKESAVVEFYAR, encoded by the coding sequence ATGAGAACCGCACTCATTGGAACTTATAACATGGCAACCTATCGAGGAAGAAAAACAGATATCTGCCGCAAAGTCGGCTTCAACATCTGGGGTAACGCAAAGTGCCCCAGCAACAAGCGTCCGTATCCGCTGGGTCAACATGGCCCGCAGCAACGCGAGCGCCGAACGTCGGAATACGGTGAGCAACTTCTCGCCAAGCAAGTCATCCGACGCTACTACAACATGCTGGAGAAGCAATTCCACCGCACGTTTGAGCGCGCCGCCAAGATGCACGGCAACACCTCGCTGAACTTCCTGCGCTTGCTGGAACTTCGCCTGGCCACCGCCGTGTGGAAGCTCGGCTACGCCACCACCATTTTCCAAGCCCGCCAAATGGTGAGCCACTGCCACATCACCGTCAACGGCAAGATCGTGAACATCGCGAGCTACCAACTGAAGGTGGGTGACAAGGTCGCCGTCCGCGATCGCGATCAGAGCAAGAAGATTGCTCGCATGAACCACTACGAAGGCGCCGCGGTGCCGCCGTACTTTGACGTTGACGTGGCCAACATGTCGGCTCAAGTCGTGGCTCTGCCCGAGCGCGAAGACTTCCCGAAGTTCTTCAAGGAAAGCGCCGTCGTCGAATTCTACGCTCGCTAA
- a CDS encoding class II aldolase/adducin family protein, whose amino-acid sequence MSELELRALMCDVGRRLWHGGLVGGAEGNLSARISPQRILCTPSGVSKGHLKPGDLVVIDNHGEPQDGGQPSSEIKMHLRMYAVRKDCMAVVHAHPPIATAFALAGEEIPDDLLPEAAIVLGSVATVPFGMPGTNEVPDALERYCDDHKTFLLANHGAVVMGNSLMDALYRMETLERVAQVIFYARQLGEPKPMPPAAFDEMLRIGLNGKL is encoded by the coding sequence GTGAGCGAACTAGAACTGCGGGCCCTCATGTGCGATGTCGGGCGGCGACTTTGGCACGGCGGGCTGGTGGGCGGCGCCGAGGGCAACCTCAGTGCCCGCATTTCGCCGCAGCGCATTCTTTGCACACCTAGCGGGGTGTCGAAAGGGCATCTTAAGCCCGGCGACCTCGTGGTGATTGACAACCACGGCGAGCCGCAAGATGGCGGCCAGCCCAGCAGCGAAATCAAGATGCACCTTCGCATGTACGCCGTGCGCAAGGACTGCATGGCCGTGGTTCATGCCCATCCGCCGATCGCGACGGCCTTTGCCTTAGCCGGTGAGGAGATTCCGGATGATCTGCTGCCCGAGGCCGCGATTGTGCTCGGCAGCGTGGCCACGGTTCCGTTTGGCATGCCCGGCACCAACGAAGTACCCGACGCGCTGGAGCGCTATTGCGACGATCACAAGACGTTTCTGCTTGCGAATCACGGCGCGGTGGTGATGGGCAACTCGCTCATGGACGCGCTCTACCGGATGGAAACCTTAGAGCGCGTAGCGCAAGTGATTTTCTACGCGCGCCAACTCGGCGAACCGAAACCAATGCCGCCCGCGGCTTTTGATGAGATGCTGCGCATCGGCCTTAATGGAAAGTTGTAG
- a CDS encoding MFS transporter: protein MTPKQVQRAKAVILAIVFLDMVGFTMLIPDVQFRAKSLGADGWVLGALMSSMFASQTVFSPIWSSLSDRVGRRNIFLLCTGFSCVAMLLYAFADHLSLMFVCRILAGIGAANVAVGNALLTNLVSDEERDRAISHFSAAMTAGLLCGPAVGGLMPSLIGRQGLGLLAGGLCLAGIIAGFMVLAKDKPEVVTQRKRNPFGIVLFREVPQLRVLAITAMVAWFALALLEGTFGLLIQHTLGLDEKHFGFLFSYEALVALGCQTWLLMWLRKRLSYRAFLQLCFLFQGAGLVLMPFAPSLVVLVVASTLFALGNAMSTPIVNMAASDLVPKARHGELFGLFQGSRGFGFLVAPAVGTQLFSLDPSYPYIAAGLVCLAGVIALSFSVSSAPASTSAD from the coding sequence GTGACGCCCAAGCAAGTCCAGAGAGCCAAAGCCGTGATTTTGGCGATCGTTTTTCTGGATATGGTGGGCTTCACCATGCTCATCCCTGACGTCCAGTTTCGGGCCAAGTCGCTCGGCGCGGATGGCTGGGTGCTAGGCGCGCTGATGAGCAGCATGTTTGCCTCGCAAACTGTGTTCTCCCCGATCTGGAGTTCGCTCAGCGACCGCGTCGGGCGGCGCAACATCTTCCTGCTTTGCACCGGCTTTAGCTGCGTGGCCATGCTGCTGTATGCCTTTGCCGACCACCTGAGCCTGATGTTCGTTTGCCGGATTCTCGCCGGAATCGGAGCGGCCAACGTCGCCGTCGGCAACGCCCTGCTGACCAATCTGGTGAGCGATGAGGAGCGCGACCGGGCGATCAGCCACTTTAGCGCGGCAATGACCGCAGGACTTCTTTGTGGACCGGCCGTGGGCGGCCTCATGCCAAGCCTCATCGGACGCCAAGGACTCGGTTTGCTCGCCGGGGGCTTGTGCCTTGCCGGGATCATCGCCGGGTTTATGGTGCTCGCGAAAGATAAGCCCGAAGTCGTCACCCAGCGCAAACGCAATCCGTTCGGCATCGTACTATTCCGCGAGGTGCCACAGTTACGGGTGCTCGCCATCACGGCGATGGTCGCGTGGTTTGCACTGGCATTGCTCGAAGGCACGTTTGGCCTGCTCATTCAGCACACGCTCGGGCTCGACGAAAAGCACTTTGGGTTTCTCTTCAGCTACGAGGCGCTCGTCGCTCTCGGCTGCCAAACGTGGCTGCTCATGTGGCTCCGCAAGCGGCTCAGCTATCGCGCCTTCCTGCAGCTGTGCTTTCTGTTTCAAGGCGCGGGCCTTGTGCTCATGCCGTTCGCGCCGTCGCTGGTCGTGCTCGTGGTGGCGTCTACGTTGTTCGCGCTCGGCAATGCCATGAGCACGCCGATTGTCAACATGGCCGCGAGCGACTTAGTGCCGAAAGCGCGCCACGGCGAGTTGTTCGGCCTGTTTCAAGGTTCGCGAGGCTTCGGCTTTCTCGTCGCGCCAGCCGTCGGCACCCAGCTGTTCAGCCTCGACCCCAGCTACCCCTACATTGCCGCCGGGCTTGTGTGCCTCGCGGGAGTGATCGCTTTGAGTTTTAGCGTGAGTAGTGCCCCTGCTTCAACGAGCGCTGATTGA